The genome window CGACCACATCCTGCAGATCCTCCAGGGAAGGATGCTGGCCTATTTCATCCTCAAACGGCAGCATATACTCGCCAACTGTACCTGAAGAGAGGCAATAAGGCCACAGGATGAAAagcacattacacacacacacacagaccggGGGAAAAATAGCGCAGTATTGAAAAGTCAGCAAAATGAAAAccggttttgtttttttttgaaagagtAACTTTAACCACATTACACCTTTAACCTTCATCAGATAGCTTTCCCAGGCAAAACGAAAACTAATCCTTTGTTTACTGGATCAGCCTGAAGCAGGGTGACCTTTCACCTGTGGGCGAAGAAGCAGCATTCCTGCACTGTTTGACTCACCGTCGTTCTCTGAGCAGCGAGACACCAGCTCCCACAGCACCAAGCCCATGGCGTACATGTCTATCCTCAGGAAGGAGTCTCTCTGGAAGTTGATGGCTCCCTCCAGCACCTCTGGAGCCATGTAACGCCTCGTACCCACCTGGCGGGACAGGGGAAATGAGTCTTTATGAGCGTGTGCAAGGATGTGGTTTTTGAGGGCTACTGATGCTATCGAGCTAATATGATGTACAGATGGTAAAATTATTAACTGAGCCAAATAAAGCAAAGCAAAATAATGCTTTTGTATTTAACAGGATCCTGATTGGCTGCCGGTTTTGCTTAAAGCAGCAGTGTCCAAACCTTTTTTAAATCACTCTGCTGCCTGAATTAACAGTTTTGAGTTCTTTTCAATGTCTACCGTAGGAAATTCACAGCATAAATATTCTCTTTTTTCCAAGTTAATATTTACTAGAGAACCTGCATATTGTATATTAAGCTTATGTGAATGTTTCATCGACTTGTATCATAGAGCGAACTgtagaaacacaaaaatgaagGGATTGTATACCTGGCCATGAGTATCTCCTGGAGGTTTTCCTGGTTCAAACCGTACAGCGAGCCCAAAGTCTCCAATGACTGCAGCCAGATCATCTCGTAGCATAACATTCTTACTCTTGAAGTCCCTGGGAATTTAATTTCGGGACAATAATCGCAATGTTGTAATTACGTTGTATGTACTTCAAGGGCAAATTTTTCCTAAATCAAGCATAACCAGGAGAAGGCAGTACTAATCAAAGGCTTGAGCTAAAAAATCAGCTGCAATTATGTTTTCAGCGTTTGGAGCCAGGAGCCATGTATGCTTTTCCCCCTACCTGTGCGCTATGGTGGGTTTGGGCCCCTCTCCCTTGTAGCTCGGAATGTCCTCATGGAGGTAAGCCAAGCCGCGGGACATGGTCTCTGCTATGTGACACAGCTCGCTCCAGGTCACAGTGTTACCCTTCAGGTGGTCTGTCAATGATCCCTGCACACATGCCAAACACACAGAAGAGTCAGGATCGAGGGTTAAAGGTGGAATTAATGTCACTTGGTGTGTAAGAAGATGTGTGTAGATTATTTTTTGGTCCTTTGTTTCACTTTATCTGCTACCCCAGAGATTAAACTATTATAAGAAAGcttaaaatatcatttaaaagtaccaacacaaattaaaacattgaAACTAAAAGAGATGCTGTATACACTCATGGCAACTGTTTGCATCATTTCTATGGAGAAAAGTGATACCAGTCATTATACAAACATAATGCTACGTTGTGGTTAAGGTAGTTACTGTTTAATCCTGTGTTGATATAATAATACCACTGTTGACAAGACCAATGAACAGGATGTTCTGGTAGCCTAAAGGTCAGAAAAAAggtatcatttcatttcattattgcTGATATTTTTGATATTAGTGGTATTTGACATCAAATGCCTGTAATAATTTTACACTACACAATTTGTGTAAATCTAAGCAGCTGTAAGATCACCCTTACATATACTTGGAGCTGCAGTCCTGCCATAAGTAATAAAGCTCTGcctttaataaaaacagtaatgCTCTTttgttgaggtaaataaaggcccctGCCAATATTGGAAAATATCCAGCAGTGCTGGTCAACATAGAAGCCCTATATCCAACATGAATGTGCtatatgtgggtatatatatatatatatatatatatgtgtgtgtgtgtatgtgtgggtgggtgggtgtgtgtatatataatatatatgggAAGATGTGTGCTCACCCTTTCGTGAAACTCTGTGATAAGCCACAGCTCTGTCTCCAGGTTGGTTCCGTGCTTCTCTGCTCCGATGTAACGCAAAATGTTCTCATGTCGCATCCCGGGAGTCAGGAATATGTCCCGCTCATTTTGCCATGACTGCTTATCCTGTAAACACAAAATCCACATAGTTAAGTTTAGGTTATGATGATTTAGCCAAGAACTTTTAAACAGCAAAAGGACAAGATAAAAAAATTGTGCCTTGAATAGATGATGACACACCTGAACAGGGAAGATCTTTACAGCAACGTATTCACTCATCAACTGAGCTTTCCAAACACAACCAAAGCGCCCCCTGGCTTTGAtttccagcagctgcagaggtTTCTGACCCACCAAGGGAGATGGAGGAGCTGGTCCGGGATCCTGAataacaaaacaagtaaaaccaGTTACTCCTGTTCTGCTGCTGAATTTATATCAAAAGATTTTCCCGCCTCTTCTACAAAACATTACAAGAACAGAAGACCTGTATAATGAGCATTAGCAGCAACAGCCAGCATGAGTGACAAACAGTCTGGAAACTCAAACTTtgttggaagaaaaaaaaaaaaaacaaatggaggaaaaaaaaatgtttgcagtgCCTCAGCTGTCATAGACTACCACTTTAAGTGTGTCAGACTGAAGTATGGCCTGTCTCACCTCGCTCAGATCTACATGGCCGTAGGGAGGTTTGCGGTGGCGGTACATCCACAAGGCCAGGACGAGGGCCAGGGACAGCACGCAGAGAGGCAGCAGGGAGTACACCAGCACGTTGAGCAGGGACGGCACTCGGGGTGGAGGCCGGATTTTCACTGTCAAGGAGGAACAGAGTAATTACGGCATGTCAGCTTTATGACATGTAGGTTATTATCAGCATCCCTCACGGACTGTGAgacctgtttttaaaagagCAGGGTAACATTTTATCTAGACTGTCCAATCTTCTTCCTCAACTGGCAAATTAGTCTCTTCACGGTCTGTAGAAATGCAACAAATAGGTTGTTGAAAACCTACTAGTTAGCTGGGATGCAGCACTGGACAAATAAGGATACTGAATTCTGCAATTCTATTAGTTTTTTGCTgtaaatgtttctttgtctattttatgttatattgttttatgactcAGTATGTTTCCTGATTTGTTGAGATGAAGGGGAGGACTTTGTATAAGGCCTTTGggcttccttcctctcctgcacgatttaatataactttttactgtgtaatatttttattgtatccTTTGTGCAAATAAAATCTAATCTGATCCAAAAAGCAAATGAACATGGTGTACTTTTACATTCAGCAAACAGGGAATTGCAAAATTCAATATCAGCTTTGTCTCAATTCACTGTATTTAAGAATGTGTTCATGCTATTAATTTCAGTCTCACGTGTTGATCGCACTTTCAGGAAAACTACAATGTCAATTagctaaatatttttaaaatttttgacAGTGGCTCTAATCTACACAAATATAACAAGACATCATTTAGCAATATTCATGAGAAACTGCCATGTATGTATAAAATACATGTGTTTTGAACATAACAGGATACacatggggtttttttttttttttactactagATGCATAGCTTAGCTTCAATCCCACTAATCTGAGGGGAAAAGCAAAGACCTATTTTCTGCTTGTGCTATATGTAGGATGCATTTGCCACTCACCTCGGCTGCCATTGCCAATCATGTCAGGAAGGTGGGTGAATCGTTCATTGCAGTAGTTGCCCtcgcagcagcagaagaagaccTGAGGGTTTTCCTCCATGGAGACACACTCTTGCCTAAAGCGACAGACGACACACCTACATTATTGCTCAGATAACCAAACGCTGAAACCAGATACATGTCGAAACTATTTTAACAACCGTTAATGCAATGTTTTGAGATACAGACTTCAATTTGAGTGTCtggctcttgttttttttcccgtGCTGTACATAAACTCTCTACGGACAAAGttacatttgttctgtttattGCCTGGAATCTGGCTTTAACCTGTGCGCTCCTCCGTGTTGGTTACTACTAACGGCGCCACTGTATGAGCAGACAAAGTTTACATTGTTAACTTGAGTGAGCAAAATCTTGTTTTGCCGAGAATATATcttattaatcttaattatcAACCTAAGGGACACTAAAAACACTGATCCCAAACTCATAGGAATCACAAGGTTTCTAACCCTGTATGCAACATAACTGCAGATATCTGCTCTTTAACAGCACTTTTAATCTTTGTCGTCTTTCACTTTTCACTCACATGAAACtgatcagaatattttttttttttcccaggtcCCGCTGCACTGTCTCTACAGTTATAATTACAGCCAACAGCACTTCAGTTCAAAGCAATTTCCCTTGAAACTGTCAACAAATTTGTAGCGGCATCAAAACCTGCAATTTGCGTGCATCCCATTCCAGCAACGcctttcaaaaaaaaactgcttttggTTTAAGATATTCAGTTGCTGATTATCATTAATGTGCTAATTTGTCACTCAAAATAGCGGTTATTAATTACTCTTCAAGAAACACAAACTTGTTCCTGATATTCTCAAAAATCCGCTCAGAAATACCTTGAAGTCTAACACATGAAAGGCCACAAATCAATGCAGAAATGAACTACTTTAATGGCAGCTAATGGTAAACCCTTTTATACACAAAGAACGTGTCATGTAGGAGCAATTATTACAGTTCTCTTTTCTGTGCCTTGCCTTGGTGAGCCACCAGAGATCTCCGGCTCTTGTTTGAAATGCTGCGGCAGGAATATTAAAAAACTAGAAAAGTTTCATCACGCCACACAACTCTGCGCTGGCTCCTGATAAAAGGCTTGTTTAAAATTCTCCCCGTGACTTACAAAATCCTGAGTGGCCCGGTGCCACCGTATCTCTCTGCCATCGTCGGTGCTGTGGACACTGAGCTGTACTCTGCACCGTCGGGGCGGGCTATCTGGTTATTTCTACAGAGAGAATACACGGGAGAGCTGCTGGTTGTGGAGCGTTCGCCCGACATAAATCCCTACTTTTAGAAAGAAGTTCTCAATAGAGGAGCTTAGTCCCGGTATTCTCAAAACAAGATCATGAACTTCATTTTCACATTACTTCACTCTACCTCAGCCTGTTCACCTGGCCTTACGGTCTGAATTATGTAACACATTCAATAATTTAGACTTgatatgcagtgtgtgtgtataggtggTTGCATGTGAGCTCACAGTAAGCTACATACCTTCAGGTATACattcatttttgtatattttaatcCATATCATTGTATATTAAGCTTCATATGCAGTGTTTGCCATCTGTATGtactttatttttacatgtgtttgctttagagctgcaacaattatctttttttaaagaaataatacCCAAAtaatctgattccagcttctcaaatgtgatttttttaatgtttctttagtctttcatgacagtaaacttaatgtctttgggttgtggactgttggttcaGCTTTGGGAAACgctgatcgacatttttcaccattttctgacaccttatagaccaaatgactgaTCAATTGATCTAGAAAAGAATAGGTAGCTTAACcaataaggaaaataaatgttagttgcaGAGCTAGTTTGCTTGTAGTGTGAATGTAGTGTGCTTTTTGTCACTCACCCTTTATGTTACTTGTTTGAACTGTGTTGAGATTTACTGATAAAAAGGTActgtaaatgaacaaaaatcaatcaataatgaagagAGACCACAGCTAATCTGGTGATATACAGCCTCCTGAATCTCTTTATTTGACGTCATGTTTGCCAGGTTTAGACCTTTTCGGGGCCGCGACTATCAATTTTCAGTGGTGATTAATCTGTTGCTTAGACTGTAAAATGTTCCCAGAGCACAAGATGAAATCTTTTAATTGCATGTTTTCTCCAACCAACAGGTCAAAAcccaaaagatatttaatttagagtaatattaaaaaaattgaaaaagagcaaatcctcatatttgtgATGCTGGGGCTTGCAAACGTTTGCCATGATTTCAGCGATGTATTAATTATTGTGtgtcaaataattgattaatcgtctCATCTTTTCAACACCTTTTATTTCTGTCCCTGAGAACGCCCCAGGTCAGATAAATGAAGATATATTGAACCACGTGTGGGTAACAGAGGCAgatttctctgttctctctctgccactCACTCTGGGCATGAGCCAGATACCTAAATTATAAATGTCAACGCACGGTGGCGATGACCTCGCTCCGTGACCTGACCTGTCATAGCAGTTGAAGTCGTCCAGCCAGCAGCCTTTCTTCACCAGCTTGATAGTCCCTGAGGAGTTGAGCCAGGAGGCATAACAGTGCAGTCGCTTGTCCTTCTCCCCCTCACAGCGCTCGAAGCCGCTCTGGTTGGTCCTCTCCGTTCGCCAGTTATCATTGTAGTACACACACTCCCGGGTCTCTGCTTCGCCCAGACTGTACCCTGAGATGGACAGAAGGCCTCAGTCAGCTCACATTGTAATGAATCGAAACTCGACAGTGGAAGCGCGAGACATATGGTGCAGGAGCCGTTCGTTGCCACTAAGAAACCTCTCAGAGAAGAGCCTCTATCAGCACTTTGGCATACAGCCAAATTTGGGATCCCtctgtagtaaaaaaaaaaaaaaaaaagggagttCCTCTGGGCTGAGAAATTGTTGCTGAATAGTAGTTCAGCATAATCCCGTTCACTAAAAGATCTTTTCAGACAgtaacaactaaaaaaaaaaaaggaggaaaaatgaCAGGATTTAATTAGCTTTAGAGAAACAATGATATGCCCCTGCTGTTGTATAGAAACACACCAGCATGCTACTTCTACAGATAAGGACTCCTGGATCCTTCTGAAGTATAACACATCTGGAAAGACAGATAAGACCTTCTTCTTTAAAAGGGCTTTTACTGTCATTTAGGAGGAAGAATTTTCCCCTAACCCAGCCGAAACGTAACAATGGCTGTCAATCTCCCCCCAATGTTGCTGAATTTGCGTTTATTCTTCCTctttaatgatttaatgttGGGACTCAACGCACGCAACATGTAGAAGACGTGTTTTTGATGAAACAATGAAGCAGATAACAGGCCAGTAAATGTCATTCACGTTACGGCTCGGACATTCATGCTTAATCTTtgttcacagaaaaaaatagtgCCTGTCTCTTTAAATCCCTGCCTATAGGAGGCTGCCCATCCCCCCAGTGTTACCCCCACCAAGccattagacacacacacacacacacacacacacacacacacacacacacacacacacacacatacacacacagggagagagagagagagagagagagagagagagaggcacacatacatacatttagcTGTCCAGCAGCATACAATGGACTTCATTATAGCATACAGGGATGCATGCAATGACCAAACATCATGCTCATTATTAAGTATGAAGGGAAGGAAGGTAgtaaggaaaaacacacacatacatacatacatacatacacacacacacacacacacagcggtgaTGCTCAATGCTCCATTGAGCAGAGATGGCATTTCTGATATCTGTGGTCACATGATCCGGGAGGACTTTTACTACAAGATCATTCCCCaacccccctccctctgtcaCTTACTGAGGCTTACACCACAACAACATGAATTCTGGAGAAGCAGCTTACTATACACTCCCAAGCTCTAATCTATAAAGCATAAAGGCATTAGCCCATTGCTATTTGGCACACAAGAGTCAGCTGTGCTTCAATGAAATTTTTATTACAGATCGAggaataacttaaaaaaaaaaaaaattggtgatGGGGAGAAGTGGGTGTCATTGTTTTCAAAATAACTCTTTGTAGAATACCTAGCTAGGGAGAGAATGATATCCATGTGTGGGACATACAATAAATCTCCCATATGAGttgcattataaaaaaaaaaaaaacactaaacaaaagaaaaacaaccctCATGCTCAATTTCACGTGGTAGCAAGTCACAGTGTGTAACAGTAACCTCAATTCAGGGTAAAGACCTGGCTTCAGACGAGCAGacagctgctgtctgttcaAATCAAACACCATTGATTTATGAAAATCAGTACagaggagtgtttttttttctctctctctctgtctctcttttcttttcttccaaaGGCTCTTGTTGAGGCTGTAACCACAAACAAGAGTCCAGACCTGAGATGTAGCCTATAAGGTTTCAGGATGTTGATGCAGCTGCTGCCTTCTATTCCTGCCTCTGTGAAGAAAGGCGAGGGGAACGCAACAGTTTTACATTTGgatattaatcattttttttcggCATGAAATACTACATGGTtaataaaagtgtttaaaatatttgaattttttaaataagtCAAAGCTGTTGCTGTGCTAATTATCGAGTGTTTAAAACAGGTACAAACAGAGAAGAGGCGATTTATAGGTATAAAATCTCCACAGTAGCACtcactgccaaaaaaaaaaaaaaaaagttgaaacaaCTAACAAACATAAACTCGTTCGCGAGTCCAAATTTCAAACGCAGAAAATTAACAcctaaaatatatacatatatatatatatgtgtgtgtgtgtctgcttcgGGATGAACGATTCGCTATAACTGTTGCAATTTCAGAGAGCAACAATAGCAGCTTACCTGCGCATAAAGTTCCCAGAAGAAGTGAACAAGTCAGCCATGAAAAAGACATGTTCCGTTTGAAATACAGGACAGAGATTCCCCCCTCTTTCCGTCGCGAACATTAAAACTCAGGTTGTCCAAAAATATCAGTCCAGGATCAAAACGACCACAGGCCTCCCGGTCCCTCCAGCAGCctaaccaccaccaccacaacgcGTGTCAATAGCCGCGACGCTGCAACAATGTTGCAAGAGAAGATAGGAGCGATTAATTAACTGCCGGGCTGTTAGTCCGTTAATAGGTGCAGCATTTCGCATCGGAAGCGGATCCAAAAAGCGAATGGGAAGCTGTTAAACCATCCGAGACGAAAGCCCAGCGCTCTTTTTAAGGTTATTCACTTGGATAGTAGCACCGCTGCGTCGGGAGGTCGGTTGGGGTTTACATGCATGTTACTGATCTGTGTCCAAAATGGCTTCTAAATGGGGAATGGGCTGCAAACAGGGAAACCCGGATGTGTAAACACAAAGAGGGGAATTCAGGCAGCCAGCGAGTGACCTTAACGCGACACCGTAGATACACGCCTGAAACGACTTTATTTTTGCTCGTCGTCGACAATTATTACGTTATTTTACTCGTTTAAACCCCAACAGGGGGTATATGTGGTGTTGGCGAAAGATGTGTGATTCCCACGTTGATAATTATCCCGGTTGCAGCTGATAGTACAACACTTGCACTTTCTGTGATCAGAGTTGCTGTTTTACAGTCTACTTTTCGGTTCTTATCCGTTTTCCCTGGGTTTAAATGACAGTTTAACGtaattctttttcattttatttgatattGCAGTGCAGtatttttgcctcttttttaaaaataacgcGCATTGGTATCGAAATCTTGCAGTATGTTACTGCAAAATCTTACCCCATACGAAGTATAAGCTGACATACAGCCtatattttaatgtgatttactgtattggtataaatatttattacagCTCTGTAATAAATGCCTTGATACAGTACGGCGTAGTCTGTCAGTGTGATACATATATATCCCTGATAGCCGCACAAGCAGTAagaaaaaatcagtttttttctttctctatccGAATGATCTTTTATGCATAAGTGGCCGTGCTAAAAATAGCTGACCTAATTTGAAGTAACAGGATTCGATAAATGCTATTTAAAATTTATTCGTTCTAATTACTCATTTCACCGCCGCACagtgttaaatataaaatataactcACACAGCAAAAACCAAAATAGAGCCAAACCACATGCCACATAATGCATTTTATTCTTATCACAAAACAGGAACTACAAGTGTATGACAATAATCTTTCCCAAATTTCCAAACATCCTTTTAGAAGCTGGTGGTATTTCTGTGGATAATTGCCAAATCATCTGAGACGTTATATAAATAATTGGGTGCTTTGTGTCAAAAATATAAAGGCTGATCAGCCTGACTACTCATCAAGTCTCCGAGCCAACAGACAATTACTTTTAGAAGTATTTCCCTCAAAAGAGTTAAGGTTCAAGTTCTTTTCCACTGACTAATTGGGTATGCTTCTCTTTTGTAATCTCCTCAGTTAAGAAGAAATGTTCACCTCCATTAGAGCAACCAATCTAGGAGTATGTGATAGAATAATACAGAATACAGAACATCACTACACATAGTTTTCTACATAGCATTTAAGACACACTCTTTCAAAACGGACATCCTTTGTGTAAAATAATCAATCCCAtcatctcaaaaaaaaaaaaaaaaaatcagcaatgaCATTGTTAAAAAACCATTAAGCCTTGCTGGCAGgttcctctccctttctcttctttGACATCCAGACTAATGACATGTTGGTGACACTGAGCCAATTCGTGCTGCAAATGGCTTAGGAATAAGGTTAGCTATAGGTAATCGCCCTTAAACTAGTGCCGTCGAGTGTAACTCAAGACAAAGCATTTCCTCATTAAGCTATCCTATATTGACCCTGTAACTCAATAGAGGCCACGAGTGAAACCTTGTAAAGCTAGATGTTCTGTTGTCATGACAGTTGGAAGAGAAAGCACATGAGTGCTCATTAAAGGTTCACCAGCCACAACCACGGTGTGACATAGAGAAATGGGAACATGAGGGGGGATGATGCAGTGgtacataaaaaacatgaaactatgAGCTAATAGTGTATTTGTAAAAGGATTTCACCACTTATTCACTGGTCATAGCATGAATAGGTAATGCatatgttgcatttataatataatgaaaagCTGGATATAAGCTTGTCGGACAAACTTTAGGTGGATAAAAACTAAATGGAGAATTTGGAGAAACATTAATGTggattatttaaaatgtgatttcctgttttggtgtttttctttgtttttatgtatatatatcaaaatccaaAACATCCTGATCCAGATATTTTGTATGTGCGCGTTTGTGTCACTGCTGTTGCAAAAGCCCAAGTCAATTTGAAAACCCTGAGGTGAGCGTCTCGACTTCACAGTAAAATAGATAAATGACACTAGGTGGTAGCAGAGCTCCCCGGGGCAGGTGCAGATACTGCTTCTACCTGTGCAatatctctctttcacttttgatttatgcactgtatgtgtggggaagacacagagtCTCTATTGTTCACTGCTGACTGCCACTTGTAAGAGGGAAGTGTGTGTTGAAAGGTAGTATTTTGATTACTGGGCTGCGAGTTTGTTCatgtaaaactatttaattTCCCTCCTGGATAAATAAAATGGCCATCATCATCTATCAATCTGTGTTCAGTGGTATCCAGAATATTTCATGTTACTTGGTAATGGACCCATTAGTATGAGGAAAAGCACGGCACTTAAAGGTTTTGTAGTTATGGTGTATAATAGAAAGCAATTACCTGAATCATAGCCTCTGGCCATTTCTACATTGGAATGTGATGGTTAAGTTGGATGTTTCACACTGAGTGAGCataaaaggagggaaaaaaaaaatggaaataagatTGAAGATAGTGTCGGATCACTACTTTATTTCAGGCTTTGAATGAAtcagtacaaaaataaaacaacaagcaatgtcaaacattttcttcagcttttattattttacagccCCACAAAGTCAGCATGAGATTACTAGACAGAGTGGTGGCGCGTTTTTCCTCAGCAGATGATCTCATTCCTTCAGTCACATTGCCAACCGACATGGTTTAGAAGTAGTTTGCCACCCTGCGAACAGACTGGATGTTGGGGTTCTCCGCCTGCCACTCCATGTGGGTGCTGTAGTTTCCTCTCTCCACGACGTACATGCGGCCACGGTAGTT of Thunnus thynnus chromosome 12, fThuThy2.1, whole genome shotgun sequence contains these proteins:
- the LOC137194471 gene encoding activin receptor type-2B-like; the encoded protein is MSFSWLTCSLLLGTLCAGYSLGEAETRECVYYNDNWRTERTNQSGFERCEGEKDKRLHCYASWLNSSGTIKLVKKGCWLDDFNCYDRQECVSMEENPQVFFCCCEGNYCNERFTHLPDMIGNGSRVKIRPPPRVPSLLNVLVYSLLPLCVLSLALVLALWMYRHRKPPYGHVDLSEDPGPAPPSPLVGQKPLQLLEIKARGRFGCVWKAQLMSEYVAVKIFPVQDKQSWQNERDIFLTPGMRHENILRYIGAEKHGTNLETELWLITEFHERGSLTDHLKGNTVTWSELCHIAETMSRGLAYLHEDIPSYKGEGPKPTIAHRDFKSKNVMLRDDLAAVIGDFGLAVRFEPGKPPGDTHGQVGTRRYMAPEVLEGAINFQRDSFLRIDMYAMGLVLWELVSRCSENDGTVGEYMLPFEDEIGQHPSLEDLQDVVVHKKMRPVIKDCWLKHPGLSQMCETIEECWDHDAEARLSAGCVEERIGQIARTISSTTSDSPVSIVTSLTNEDLPPKESST